Proteins co-encoded in one Bremerella sp. TYQ1 genomic window:
- a CDS encoding type II secretion system protein GspG yields MCSRPCHESNQCRHQSKPSRSNTLGAWGFGISLFGLLVTFGLLCPLGLLLSFFGLFSRKPGIAIAGVIIGGIGTAIVGVGVGSIAMAASAMHHYSVEVPKMEQTREVLDTACVEVESFRQENNKLPEGIEGNKLVLKYEDAYGNAVRYEPEEDGKFAIRSAGPDGTFDTNDDQRMLNSERSLNTDIAVHSTHYRGYRHNGWDHHWHQHNHCRGW; encoded by the coding sequence ATGTGTTCGCGTCCGTGTCACGAATCGAACCAATGTCGCCATCAATCGAAGCCCTCCCGCTCGAATACCCTCGGAGCGTGGGGCTTTGGGATATCGCTTTTTGGCCTGCTGGTTACCTTTGGGCTTTTGTGCCCCTTGGGACTTTTGCTTAGCTTTTTCGGCTTGTTCTCGAGAAAGCCGGGCATCGCGATTGCCGGGGTAATTATCGGCGGTATCGGCACGGCGATTGTCGGCGTTGGTGTGGGTTCGATCGCGATGGCTGCCTCGGCGATGCATCACTACAGCGTCGAAGTCCCCAAGATGGAGCAGACGCGGGAAGTCCTCGATACGGCTTGCGTCGAGGTCGAATCGTTCCGCCAAGAGAACAACAAGCTGCCTGAAGGCATTGAAGGGAACAAGCTGGTCCTCAAGTACGAAGACGCTTACGGCAATGCCGTTCGGTACGAACCAGAAGAAGATGGCAAATTTGCCATTCGCAGTGCCGGGCCGGATGGCACGTTCGATACGAACGACGATCAGCGGATGCTCAATTCCGAACGAAGTCTAAATACGGATATCGCTGTCCATTCGACTCATTACCGTGGGTATCGGCACAACGGCTGGGATCACCACTGGCATCAGCATAACCACTGTCGCGGCTGGTAG
- the dusB gene encoding tRNA dihydrouridine synthase DusB, whose protein sequence is MVIDPPILQAPMAGFTNYAFRQIVRGYGGAGLLATEMVNARGFQWLDENEAEFPDRLWGVEDEARPLAVQIWDNQPDVMAKVGSRLVEEFQVSVVDINFGCPVKQVTEKAHSGSYLLRVPERMGQIISRLVEACAPTPVTAKIRLGCSMDAINANEIAQVVEESGAAALTVHGRVASQYFKGEADWERISEIKSHLKKIPLIGNGDLDSAEKVYRAFRDYDVDGVMIARACLGRPWLFAQAAAAIQGKPIPPEPTLIEQRDCMLNHYDLVVQRFGESKGTLLMRKFACCYAQAKPGARHFRKHVANVSTPQEFYEVVEKHFPIEVPAPA, encoded by the coding sequence ATGGTCATCGATCCCCCGATTCTTCAAGCTCCCATGGCTGGCTTCACGAATTATGCCTTTCGGCAGATCGTGCGCGGTTATGGTGGAGCCGGACTGCTGGCGACCGAAATGGTCAATGCCCGTGGTTTTCAGTGGCTCGACGAGAACGAAGCCGAATTCCCCGATCGGTTGTGGGGTGTCGAAGATGAGGCTCGTCCTTTGGCCGTTCAGATCTGGGACAACCAGCCTGATGTGATGGCGAAAGTCGGCAGCCGCCTGGTCGAAGAGTTCCAGGTAAGCGTCGTCGACATTAACTTCGGTTGCCCCGTCAAACAGGTCACCGAGAAAGCCCACAGCGGCTCCTACCTGCTACGCGTTCCAGAGCGGATGGGGCAGATCATCTCTCGATTGGTCGAAGCATGTGCCCCGACCCCTGTGACCGCCAAGATTCGTCTGGGCTGTTCGATGGATGCGATCAACGCCAACGAGATCGCCCAGGTCGTCGAAGAGAGCGGCGCCGCGGCACTGACGGTTCACGGCCGCGTCGCCTCGCAGTACTTCAAGGGAGAAGCGGATTGGGAGCGGATCTCCGAGATCAAATCGCATCTGAAAAAGATTCCGCTGATCGGCAACGGTGACCTCGATTCGGCGGAGAAAGTCTATCGTGCATTCCGTGACTACGATGTCGATGGCGTGATGATTGCCAGAGCCTGCTTAGGGCGGCCATGGCTGTTCGCTCAAGCGGCGGCGGCGATTCAAGGGAAGCCGATTCCACCTGAGCCGACGCTAATCGAGCAGCGAGACTGCATGCTCAATCATTACGATTTAGTCGTCCAGCGTTTCGGCGAAAGCAAGGGGACGCTGCTCATGCGAAAGTTCGCTTGCTGCTATGCCCAGGCCAAGCCTGGGGCACGCCATTTCCGTAAGCATGTTGCGAATGTTTCGACACCGCAGGAATTCTACGAGGTGGTCGAAAAGCACTTCCCGATCGAAGTTCCTGCGCCTGCGTAA